The following proteins are co-located in the Hyalangium minutum genome:
- a CDS encoding serine/threonine protein kinase: protein MQHPFQLMPDMMVGDFRIQARLGAGGFGAVFRVERDGELFALKFAVHGPDSDDANRTDARAQRELACLLLVTHPNVVKVWAHGRWPHPRTGFHYVVMDLVEGPTLTDWVKQSRPPLREVIRVFATLALTLDALHAQSIHHRDLKGSNILVRARDGEPVLVDFGASEHVGSDSQLTEGPLPPGTPHLRTPEALRFHRERYADPTARYPFRPTDDLYALGATLYEVLTSVPPFPPTLPREVLTSLIEKEMPASPAVLNPQVPPALGALVLRLLAKDPEQRPASGQALHDLLQALLHDAPSFLEVPLSPGAHAATTEGTGGPAVMSSQKDPERPLLGKEDGGGAHSSPGTTSPRGESIPTGPIERASPGPSWHRRRPWRAALSTGVLLTVLAAGVWRAGLPGTGRQDTGASMDLAPSSEWLCQLLALPPPASRLEDGPLRVPLHARPSARPPAEAVEPTPPRPKKGLPMRRFFPDPSPAPLPPPLDKPWFSRLWESRALAGAVAACTVAVGCASTDAAVRLGPPPLPKCSPEAVASMKEMLWGDPWADRARVLLTFDDLPTLTMAVAEGPREVYVWDARKPGRSYPDDTRFVGQGFIRDRFYVRFTEAVLPDGRRLPFCGVLVQEDTANDGLPFTPDSRPGAMKVNIYAWVYYGHHYPPSRP from the coding sequence ATGCAGCACCCCTTCCAGCTGATGCCGGACATGATGGTGGGCGACTTCCGCATCCAAGCCCGGCTGGGGGCCGGGGGCTTCGGAGCGGTGTTCCGCGTGGAGCGGGACGGGGAGCTGTTTGCCCTCAAGTTCGCCGTGCACGGCCCCGACAGCGACGACGCCAACCGCACGGATGCCCGCGCCCAGCGAGAGCTGGCCTGCCTGCTGCTCGTCACCCACCCCAACGTGGTGAAGGTGTGGGCCCACGGCCGCTGGCCGCACCCTCGCACCGGCTTCCACTACGTCGTCATGGACCTGGTGGAGGGCCCCACCCTCACCGACTGGGTGAAGCAGTCGCGCCCCCCGCTGCGCGAGGTGATTCGCGTGTTCGCCACGCTGGCGCTCACCCTGGACGCGCTGCACGCGCAGTCCATCCACCACCGGGACTTGAAGGGCTCCAACATCCTGGTGCGCGCCCGGGACGGAGAGCCGGTGCTGGTGGACTTTGGCGCCAGCGAGCACGTGGGCTCGGACTCGCAGCTCACCGAGGGCCCGCTGCCCCCGGGCACCCCGCACCTGCGCACCCCCGAGGCCCTGCGCTTCCACCGCGAGCGCTACGCGGACCCCACCGCGCGCTACCCGTTCCGCCCCACGGATGACCTCTACGCGCTGGGCGCCACGCTCTACGAGGTGCTCACCAGCGTGCCGCCCTTCCCCCCCACCCTGCCGCGGGAGGTGCTCACCTCGCTCATCGAAAAGGAGATGCCTGCCTCGCCCGCCGTGCTCAACCCCCAGGTGCCGCCCGCGCTCGGAGCGCTGGTGCTGCGGCTGCTGGCGAAGGACCCCGAGCAGCGGCCCGCGAGCGGCCAGGCGCTCCACGATTTGTTACAGGCGCTGCTGCATGACGCCCCCTCCTTCTTGGAGGTGCCACTCTCGCCCGGCGCGCATGCCGCGACGACAGAGGGCACCGGGGGACCGGCCGTCATGTCCAGCCAGAAAGACCCGGAGAGGCCCCTCTTGGGGAAGGAGGATGGGGGGGGAGCACACTCCTCACCTGGGACCACCTCCCCCAGGGGGGAGTCCATCCCCACCGGCCCCATAGAACGGGCCTCTCCGGGTCCCTCGTGGCACCGGCGCCGCCCGTGGCGGGCCGCGCTGTCCACCGGGGTGCTGCTCACGGTGCTGGCCGCGGGCGTGTGGCGGGCCGGCCTGCCCGGCACCGGGAGACAAGACACCGGGGCCTCGATGGACCTTGCGCCCTCCTCCGAGTGGCTGTGCCAGCTGCTGGCCCTGCCTCCCCCGGCCTCCCGCCTGGAGGATGGGCCTCTCCGAGTTCCCCTCCACGCCCGGCCCAGCGCGAGGCCCCCGGCGGAGGCCGTGGAGCCCACCCCTCCCCGACCCAAGAAAGGTCTACCCATGAGGCGCTTCTTTCCCGACCCCTCCCCCGCTCCCCTCCCTCCTCCCCTGGACAAACCCTGGTTCTCGCGCCTGTGGGAGTCCCGCGCCTTGGCTGGGGCCGTGGCCGCCTGCACCGTGGCGGTGGGCTGTGCCAGCACGGACGCCGCAGTCCGCCTGGGGCCTCCTCCGCTCCCGAAGTGCTCTCCCGAGGCCGTGGCCAGCATGAAGGAGATGCTCTGGGGGGATCCCTGGGCTGACCGCGCCCGCGTCCTCCTGACATTCGACGACTTGCCCACGCTCACCATGGCGGTGGCCGAGGGCCCGCGCGAAGTCTACGTCTGGGACGCCCGAAAGCCTGGCCGCAGCTACCCCGACGATACGCGGTTCGTGGGCCAGGGCTTCATCCGCGACCGGTTCTACGTCCGCTTCACCGAGGCGGTGCTGCCCGATGGCCGCCGGCTGCCCTTCTGTGGCGTCCTCGTCCAGGAAGACACCGCCAACGATGGCCTCCCCTTCACGCCGGACTCGCGGCCCGGGGCGATGAAGGTCAACATCTACGCCTGGGTCTACTACGGCCACCACTACCCTCCTTCGAGGCCCTGA